The proteins below come from a single Zonotrichia leucophrys gambelii isolate GWCS_2022_RI chromosome 3, RI_Zleu_2.0, whole genome shotgun sequence genomic window:
- the LTV1 gene encoding protein LTV1 homolog — protein MPHKKKKPFIEKKKAVTFHLVHRSQRDPLAADDTAPQRVLLPTQKGHEERRREEQRKYGVFFDDDYDYLQHLKEASGPSELVPSVRGQQSRIVITSEGHIEDEIQRISAPSIKLPSSVFATEFEEDVGLLNKAAPVSGPRLDFDPDIVAALDDDFDFDNPENILEDDFVLQANKPQKRGPDAEDEDEWEDMEDDSDEKDSCSTDKDYDSEGPLSDGEVNGQAKEFLFMQEETRSRFTEYSMTSSVIRRNEQLTLLDDRFEKFYEQFDEDEIGALDNVELEGYINTDNARLQEVLDDYYREKAKNCVKLDALEPDEDLDSLVNEESEEEKEEIVTVVIEEPKEKWDCESILSTYSNLYNHPTLIKEPSKPKPIKISQKTGIPLHVLPQKGLTARQVERMQMINGSDLPKASTQPRSKAESKEDRKARKQAIKEERKERRMEKKANKLAFKQEKTRQEKELLNLKQNVQGLKLS, from the exons ATG cctcacaagaagaaaaagcccTTCatagagaagaagaaagcagtAACATTTCACTTGGTGCACCGAAGTCAGAGGGATCCTCTTGCTGCTGATGATACTGCACCCCAGAGAGTTCTGCTGCCCACACAGAAA GGGCATGAGGAGCGGAGAAGAGAAGAGCAGCGCAAGTATGGTGTCTTCTTCGATGATGACTATGACTATTTGCAGCACCTCAAAGAAGCCTCTGGTCCCTCTGAGCTTGTCCCATCTGTGcggggacagcagagcagaattGTCATCACAAGTGAGGGGCACATAGAGGATGAAATTCAGAGAATTTCA GCTCCATCTATTAAGTTGCCTTCCTCCGTGTTTGCCACAGAGTTTGAAGAGGATGTGGGCTTGTTAAATAAAGCTGCTCCTGTTTCAG GACCACGGCTAGATTTTGACCCAGATATTGTTGCAGCTCTTGATGATGATTTTGACTTTGACAATCCAGAAAATATCCTGGAAGATGATTTTGTTCTGCAAGCAAATAAACCACAGAAGCG GGGACCAGATGCTGAGGATGAAGATGAATGGGAAGATATGGAAGATGATAGTGATGAGAAGGATAGCTGCAGTACTGACAAAGACTATGATTCAGAAGGTCCTTTGTCAGATGGTGAGGTTAATGGACAGGCTAAAGAATTCCTTTTTATGCAAGAAGAAACCAGGAGTcgtttcacagaatattctatGACATCTTCCGTGATAAGACGGAATGAGCAGTTAACCCTGTTGGATGACAGATTTGAGAAG ttttatgaACAATTTGATGAAGATGAGATTGGAGCCTTAGATAACGTGGAGTTAGAAGGCTACATTAACACAGACAATGCTCGGCTGCAGGAAGTCCTGGATGATTACTACAGAGAGAAAGCAAAGAA TTGTGTGAAACTGGATGCTCTTGAACCTGATGAAGATTTGGACTCTCTTGTCAATGAAGaaagtgaggaggaaaaggaagaaatagtGACTGTAGTTATTGAGGAGCCAAAAGAAAAGTGGGATTGTGAATCCATTTTGA GTACCTATTCAAACTTATATAATCACCCAACACTTATTAAGGAGCCATCAAAG CCCAAACCAATCAAAATTTCTCAGAAGACTGGAATTCCCCTACACGTCCTGCCTCAGAAGGGTCTCACTGCCAGGCAGGTGGAGCGCATGCAAATGATAAATGGCAGTGACCTGCCAAAAGCATCAACACAGCCTCGTTCCAAAGCTGAGAGCAAAGAGGATCGCAAAGCCAGGAAACAGGCAATCAAAGAGGAGAGAAAG GAACGCCGAATGGAGAAGAAAGCCAACAAGCTGGCCTTCAAACAGGAGAAAACAAGACAAGAGAAAGAGTTGCTCAATCTGAAACAAAATGTGCAAGGTCTGAAGCTGTCCTGA